A region from the Bactrocera dorsalis isolate Fly_Bdor chromosome 1, ASM2337382v1, whole genome shotgun sequence genome encodes:
- the LOC125775765 gene encoding uncharacterized protein LOC125775765, whose protein sequence is MPQTIYSDNATNFVGADRKLRELKEAFLSQSPEVMELAAEEGFKFAFIPPRAPHFGGLWEAAVKSAKHLAVRAMGNVLLTAEELGTLLAEVEAILNSRPLAPLSQDPNDGEALTPAHLLIGCSLRALPPAQVSTDPIRYCERWQLVCCLKQQFWRQWSKTYITSLQERNKWLHPKRNLQPGDLVLVHEDNTPPQQWALGRIAATVEGRDGKVRVADVATKAGTIKRPIHKLALLPIEVEGS, encoded by the coding sequence atgccacagACGATATacagcgacaacgcaaccaacttcgtcggcgccgatcgcaagtTGCGCGAACTCAAAGAGGCGTTTCTGTCCCAGTCTCCGGAAGTAATGGAATTAGCCGCCGAAGAAGGGTTCAAGTTCGCCTTTATACCACcgagggcgccgcacttcggcgggttaTGGGAGGCGGCAGTGAAATCCGCCAAACACCTCGCCGTGCGCGCAATGGGCAACGTGCTGCTCACCGCCGAAGAGCTAGGAACACTgctggccgaagtggaggccatcctcaactcGCGGCCCCTCGCACCGTTGAGCCAGgatcccaacgacggcgaagcATTGACTCCAGCACACCTGCTAATAGGGTGCTCCCTCCGAGCCTTACCACCGGCGCAAGTGTCAACGGACCCAATTCGCtattgcgagagatggcaacttgtttgctgtctcaagcaacagttttggcgacaaTGGTCCAAAACGTACATTACCAgtcttcaggagcgcaacaaatggctgcacCCGAAACGCAACCTGCAGCCCGGCGATCTCGTCCTCGTCCACGAAGACAACACGCCACCGCAGCAGTGGGCACTAGGACGAATCGCCGCAACCGTAGAAGGACGAGACGGAAAGGTGCGAGTGGCAGACGTGGCAACCAAGGCAGGCACCATTAAGCGCCCTATTCACAAGCTAGCCCTGCTGCCTATCGAAGTTGAAGGAtcatga